The DNA window GGCGACGACTTCAATATCCTGGAGTACGCGGACCCAGAACTGGATGTGAATGTTCTCAACTCTCTAGATTTTGATGACAATGAAAAGTGCTCTACATAGGAAAAGAGGAATCATTTTAAtggaaataaagaaaatgcaatatttaatAGAAAGCACCACTTTTGAATGGAGCCTCTTTTTTGGCGCCAAAGCCAATTCTTCATCGATTGCCGACCATATCGAATTGTTATCTTTGCGGCACACAAAACTGGTTTTATACGAAGTTTGTACTGTTGTTACCTTTCGTTTTCAGTTAACACTCCAGATAACGATGCAGTTGTTCAGTATTTTCCACTCAATCCTAATTGTTTGCTTCGTTCTTTTAATTGATGGGACGCACTCGAAACTGAATCTTAGATATGCGATTCTGAGGCAAAAGCAGGCAGCCAAGTCACAAAATGACACTTTGGGTATGGATTTAGTGGAGATTGGAGAAAGTTTCTGCTGGAACAGCGTCATGTCGATGTTTTCTATGTAGCCTATCAACAGAGAATCAAGTACGATGCCCAGAAGACCATGAAGGTGGTGTTCTACAAGAACAACACCAAAACCATGGAAACTTCGGCCTACGACGATGCCTACGATCTCAGTGGGTCAGGGTGCTCGCCCTCGGACAAGTTCGCCATAGTTCTGCATGGCTGGATTCAAAGTTGTTCGGACGCGTGGGCGCTGTCACTAATTGAAAGTGAGCATTTTATGCATATGTAGATGCCAAAGttgaaaagtttattttaGGGCTCAGTTATTACCGCGGCGGATGCGTGATATGCATAGACTACAGTGTGGTGGCCAGTTCCTCGTACATGTGGTGCGTAATACTAGCCTTATGATGCACCCAAGCTCCGATTCTCATTCTCTGCCACTTAAAGGCTGTACACATACTTTGACGTCCTCACCGGAGCCATATCCTCCATTATCCTAACGCTGTTTAGGCAGGGATTCGACCCAAAGAGAGGCTACATGTTTGGCTTCAGCTTCGGCGGACAACTGGCCTCGGCAGTGGGCAGATCCTTACGGCCACACCACATAATCGAAAGCATAGACAGTCGGTATCTCAAGTGTTATCTCAGCCACACCCAGTAATTAACGTACTAAATTGTAGCGTGTGACATGGCCGGACCCGGGTTCGATCCCATTGCAGTTGACCACTCCAAGGCCGGCAAGCATGTGCAGTGCTTCCACTCGAGCCGCGACAAGGGCACCTTCGTCTACTCCTGCCACCGGAACATAATGCTGGGCAGCTGCGGCCTCAAGCAGCCTTCGGTGGCCAGCCAACTTCACCTGGGCAGCCATGGCCTCTGCGTCGACATATACATCAACACGTTCGACTATCCCTTTTACGCGCTGAACTCCACTCCGCCGGAATGCTTCACGTGGCAAAAGGCGGCCAGGATACCAGATGGCTACACAGTGGGCTACGAGGAGAACTTCGACAGCCAGATAACGGGGCAAATCTTTGTACCCACCAGCTTGCACTACCCCTACAACTTGTCCAAAAAACAGCTAAAGCTGCTGGCTATAGGTGGTGCTTAGCAGATCTCGTTCGGATCAGGAATCAAGAATAGCTACCTCAGCAGATTTATGTTTAAATCAAAGTCAACCGAGTTCTAATATCATGTAGGTTTATTCGAGTTCAGCTCATATCGTTTGTAGTTAAGTTTTTATtcaccaaaaatatatttcaaatcaaatttgaattatgtatatacattACATCGGTAATCCGGCCACATCAACCTACTGATTTGGGCAGTCGTTGGGCGACTGTTTCTTGTTACCGCCAGGCCCCTTGGGGCCCTTTGCTGGCGGTgcatcgtcgtcgtcgtacTCGTCCTCCTCGTTCTCGTCAaactcctcctcatcctcgtcgtcctcaTCATCGACGATGTCGCCAGTGTAGTAAAGCACTGCTTTTGGAATAATTCTGGCGCGCAAGAAGTGACCAATCTCGAAGTCGGTGGCCAGGATCTGCAAAGCACAAAACACAGATCAGCAAGAGCCCCAGCGGAACCTGATCTCGGCTGAGCTTACCTGCTGGGAGTCGTCATCAATTTCCTCCTGGTCGGTCGGGACCTCTGGAGGGCTGAAGAAATTGAAGAAGGAATCCGTTGGGACCTGCTTGACGATGGTGCGCACTGCGCCGCGCTCCTTGTGCTTCTGCTTCTTGCGGATGGTCTTCACAGTAAGGTTCATCTTCTTCTCCCAGTTAATGGTGCACCCCTGTAATTTGATTTGTGCATTCGTTTAGTCATCCCTTGGTGTTGGAGTGTCCAGCTAGCTTACCGTGCACTTGTAAATCTCTGGGCCTTCGAATGCAAACGGATCCTCGGGATCCACGGTGGACTTCAGAACGTACTGTTTTGTGAGAACAGAGTTGGAGAAGTACTCGTTCTTGTCGAAGTGGAACTCCAAGGTGTACGAATGCtacaatgaaataaaaataaagcggGTTAGGTGGACAGGACTGCTGGAATGTGGCCAAGAACTCACCCCGTCGTCGTACTTGATGGAAATATCGATCAGCTTGCGGATAGCGGGCTCGTCATGGGGCTGTACCATCTCAGAGAGAATGGCCGTGTTGCGGAACACGGTCAGCCAGAAGCCGGGAATGCCCTTGGCATCCTTGGGAATACTTTTCAAACTGCTCAGAGCCTCGCGGAACTGCTCGGCATCGGCCTCGTTGTCGGTCGATGGCTCCGGTTCCTTCCACTTGGGCTTCTCCTCGGCGGGGTCCACCTTGCCCTCGATGATCTCCCTGCGCTTGTCGAACAGCGGCTGGTACTGCACCTGGTACTTCTGCTCCAGCTTGTAGACCTCCTCAAAGAACTCGGCCTCGATCTTCAGGTGCTCCAGCTGTAGGTTTTTGAGGAACACAATCCGATTCTGCACCGGAGCCGGCAGCGTCTTGACCATTTCCTGCAGGTACTGCCGCCGCAAGACCGAGTTCATGTAGGCGGGCCTAAAAAGTGAGTTGTGTGCGTCATTTTTCTGCTGCGCTGCGCTTGCCAAAATGTCGCCACCCCTCCAAACCCCTCTACTTACATCGACTGGCAGTCCGAGCCGGACTTCTCATCCTCGATTTCGTTGCAGGACTCGGGGTCAACGTTTCCTTCGGCTGGGGCGTCCATTGTTCAATAAATGCTGATCTCACTGCAAGATTCTCGAttagtttcggtttcggttgcTACTGGAAATGTTGCACTCTGCAACTTTTTCGCAAGTGATGTACAGACTGATGTACACATGTGCACATGCATATGTGCAGATTCTTATACAGAAAATTCCCACTGCGTTGCCATCCCAGACTGGGTGCACTTGCTACAAGGGAGCTACATATTTACGCTTACAACTGAATATTACTGAACATGTAGCATATTCGCACTCATAGAAGGGCGTTGTAAAAACTAATACGCCATTCGGCGAATAGgcgtgcgagtgtgtgtgtgtgcatgtgcgATTCAAGCGAATTACC is part of the Drosophila yakuba strain Tai18E2 chromosome 2R, Prin_Dyak_Tai18E2_2.1, whole genome shotgun sequence genome and encodes:
- the LOC6531925 gene encoding uncharacterized protein LOC6531925; its protein translation is MEIKKMQYLIESTTFEWSLFFGAKANSSSIADHIELLSLRHTKLVLYEVCTVVTFRFQLTLQITMQLFSIFHSILIVCFVLLIDGTHSKLNLRYAILRQKQAAKSQNDTLAYQQRIKYDAQKTMKVVFYKNNTKTMETSAYDDAYDLSGSGCSPSDKFAIVLHGWIQSCSDAWALSLIERLSYYRGGCVICIDYSVVASSSYMWLYTYFDVLTGAISSIILTLFRQGFDPKRGYMFGFSFGGQLASAVGRSLRPHHIIESIDTCDMAGPGFDPIAVDHSKAGKHVQCFHSSRDKGTFVYSCHRNIMLGSCGLKQPSVASQLHLGSHGLCVDIYINTFDYPFYALNSTPPECFTWQKAARIPDGYTVGYEENFDSQITGQIFVPTSLHYPYNLSKKQLKLLAIGGA
- the LOC6531926 gene encoding nucleosome assembly protein 1-like 1: MDAPAEGNVDPESCNEIEDEKSGSDCQSMPAYMNSVLRRQYLQEMVKTLPAPVQNRIVFLKNLQLEHLKIEAEFFEEVYKLEQKYQVQYQPLFDKRREIIEGKVDPAEEKPKWKEPEPSTDNEADAEQFREALSSLKSIPKDAKGIPGFWLTVFRNTAILSEMVQPHDEPAIRKLIDISIKYDDGHSYTLEFHFDKNEYFSNSVLTKQYVLKSTVDPEDPFAFEGPEIYKCTGCTINWEKKMNLTVKTIRKKQKHKERGAVRTIVKQVPTDSFFNFFSPPEVPTDQEEIDDDSQQILATDFEIGHFLRARIIPKAVLYYTGDIVDDEDDEDEEEFDENEEDEYDDDDAPPAKGPKGPGGNKKQSPNDCPNQ